The Onychomys torridus chromosome X, mOncTor1.1, whole genome shotgun sequence genomic interval GAAATTAATGAAGAATGTTTGAGGGGTGATGACTCTGAATCTACTAGCAAGAGCTCAAGTGTGTTACAAGATCCCCTAGTGTCTGTTAGATCTAAAGGTTTAGAGCTTCTTTACACAGCATTAGCTAGTTCTTCCACAGATCATACAAAAACTTATCTGTGGCAGAACTTTGCAAGAGAAATTGAAGAGCACATTTTTACCCTTCATTCAAGCAACATCAAAAAGTATAAAACTTGTATTCGAAGCAAAGTTGCCAATTTGAGCGACCCCAGGAATTCTCATTTACAACAAAACCTCCTCTCTGGAACCATGTCTGCAAGAGCATTTGCTGAAATGACTGTCCTGGACATGGCAAATGAGGAACTAAAGCAGTTGAGAGCTTCCTACACAGAATCCAGTATTCAGGAACATCACCTTCCCAACACAGTTGATggcacacagacaaataaaataaagtgcaaGCGCTGTGAGAAATACAACTGCAAGGTCACTATAATTGCCAGAGGAACACTTTTCCTTCCAAGTTGGGTGCAGAATTCAAACCCAGATGAACAAATGACCTACGTCATTTGTAATGACTGTGGGGAGCAGTGGTACCATAGCAACTGGGTGTGCTTGTAATTTGTAAATAATCCCTACAGGGGcatatgttttatatgtataacATAGCCCTTTTGTGCTCATTTTTTACAGAATCTTactgttatttttgtctttgtgattttGGTTTGTgaaagatctcactatgtagccaaagctggcctcgGTCTccttagttctgggattacaggtgtacattACTGTAATACCTGGCTTGGTATACTGTTCATACTACAGTCCTgggaataaagaaagagaattgtttGCCAAAGGACAAGCCACCATTGCTAAAAGTTGTTTAGGAAGAATAAGAGACTATTGCGTACTTTGTGGCCATTTAGTACTTTAATCAGAATGGCACTGTAGCTCCACACAGCCTGAAAGCATGTTAGAGAGGCAGATTCTCTGGCCTGATACTCCTTGAGTCCTTATCTGCATCTTGGCAGAATCTCCAGGTCATCCTCTAGAATACTTTGAGAAGCACTAATATAGGTGCAGGCCTGTGGGTCTCAGGAGTAACTATACATTAGTTTTCCGGGGAGCATTGAAGTATACTGGTACCAAGAGCCAAGCCTGTACCTATGGCATGGGACCAAGGAATCAACATTGCTCTGGTCATTTCTCAGATTACTTTAATTTGCAGTTAGAGTTGAGTCTCTCATTTGAGCCTTTCTATAGTTCTGAAGAAATGAATGTTATTCTGGAGACTTTACATATGAGAAAAGAGGCCCACAGAGCTTCAGTAGCTTAACCAGGTTATATAACTATAGGTAATCTGCATCACACTGATCCCATATTTTCCAGCTTCCTTCTGAAGCAAGTGtcatgacacatgcctgtaatccaaatGCTAGGGAGGATGAAGCAAGATTTATGTGAGTTTAGGGACAGTTTAGATTGTaaagtccctgtctcaaatatatatatattgagcatTGTGGTGgttcaagcctgtaatcctagcattggagATACTGAGGCAGAATCCCATGGTTGAAGCTAGCCTGCATTATGTAGAGAAACAatgccaaaacaacaacaacaacaaaaaaaaacccttcaaagTCTGAGAACGTCTTAATACTGACTTTACAAAAAGTGTACTTCTGGAAATGGGTGCTAAGCAAATAGCATTTGGAGCCTCTAAGTTTACATGActtgtctttaattttcttatttttacaagTCTGTCTTAGCCTATGAAAAGTTGCACTGTAAGTTAGAATTTGGCTTAGAGCTTGCTTTCTCAGTTAAAAAACTATGCATAAATACATAGTTTCTTATTGTTAGGAATCTTTCATGTCTTCAAAGGCATGTATATTAAAAAACCTGTTTATATGAAAATGGTGCTAGTTGTCAGCAGAGGTTCACTCCCTCAGCCTTTGAATTTATCAACATTTATTTTACCTATTAACTGAAGAGGAAATAACTTCTCTAAGGCCTTTGCAAACAGTGTTTACTGATTTGTATGCATAATTTTATGTGATTATGActaattttttccttaaaaatgatAGAATATTTGTTATTtggacttttgattttttttttttgagacagggtttctctgtgtagtcctgctgtcctagaactcactttgtagaccaggctgggctcaaactcacagagatctgcctggctctgcctcctgagtgctgggattaaaggcgtgcacgagttttgatttttttaacatataaaacaattttatgcATAATCCACACAGAAGCTTGGATATGTACCCCTTTTACAGTTTAGTAGGTGTTTagagacacatttttttcttttgttgtttgataGAGACATGTGAgtagtttctgtttttataagaGTGTctccactctgtagcccaagctgggcttgaactcacactGGCTAACCTCAATCTCTGGAGTGCTATGGTTTGGGGTATAAGCTAccattcattgattttttttatcatattaaagaatttatttcttaGTTCCATGTAAACTCACATGTTTTCATCAGTTATTGTTCCTTAAATCCCCAGTATTCCTTCAATGGAATCTATAGgctttttctgtatgttttaccTCCTCATGACAGTTCCCCAATGGGTGCATAAAACTAGCATACATTTCTGTTTCATATGTTTTAAAGAAACTAACTTGAGGCTGTCCAATCTgaattacattttgtattttctccaTTTTGCATTCCAGGGTAGTTCATCATAATGCAATGTGTTAGTCCTTTAAACAGAAATTTACAAAGTCATCAAAAACTCAAAAGTTTCACAAAGTGTGGTTTCATGTGATTTGGAATGATCTTAAAACCTAGATAGTGGTTGTATGAGAGTACACACAGCACATGAAAATCATGTTTAATTTGTTTAAATCAGTGTTGGTATTGGGGTtttctatgtatctgtgtatgagtatttgtatTAAGATTTTGTAAACTACATTTACCAAAAATAAAAGCACTCGAAATGGAAAAAATCTCTTCTTCTCCAAGATTATTTTtccaagattttttaaaaaaatgtgtgtggtcCTCATTTCCCATAAGCTTTGTCAGTTAGTTTTGCAACTAAGGAAATGGTGATATGGGTTTTATTCTTTTGGTTAATGAGACAGCTACATTTTCTAAGTATAGATCATTCTTTCACACTGTGTCTTAtaccagagagagaaagtgagagggagggaggggaggaatgagtgaatttatttgtttgtttgagacaggatttttttttttttttttggtttttcgagacagggtttctctgtagctttggaggctgtcctggaactcgctttgtagaccaggctggcctcgaactcacagaaatccacctgcctctgcctcctgagtgctggcattacaggcgtgcgccac includes:
- the Tceanc gene encoding transcription elongation factor A N-terminal and central domain-containing protein, with the translated sequence MSDKKQIIARASLIEQLVSKRYFEDIGKQLTELEMIYVSKEHLQETDVVRAVYRVLKNCPSVTLKKKAKCLLAKWRAFYKSTPFKTKESLKSLHSVVNKEERTAVSQDVSKDEALGSSLDEMSGLCSSLSKLASQDAAKHAAAIGFECSTTQMEINEECLRGDDSESTSKSSSVLQDPLVSVRSKGLELLYTALASSSTDHTKTYLWQNFAREIEEHIFTLHSSNIKKYKTCIRSKVANLSDPRNSHLQQNLLSGTMSARAFAEMTVLDMANEELKQLRASYTESSIQEHHLPNTVDGTQTNKIKCKRCEKYNCKVTIIARGTLFLPSWVQNSNPDEQMTYVICNDCGEQWYHSNWVCL